GTTTATACAATAGGTTTCTTTATAACAATCGGTTTTAATGAACTCGTCAAAAATCAATTCCTATCTATCCAAAAAATACTCCGTTTTTCTGTTCTATCCCCTATTATTCTCAGTCGCACAATGACAATAGCACTAACAGAAGAAATCATTTATCGAGCAAGTTTACAAACCATCTTAATAAATGTGACAGCAAAACCGATACTTTCAGTCTTTATTATTTCTATTGCTTTTACTCTTGTCCATGAACATGTCTTCGTTAACAATATTCGTCAAAACATTGAATTTGTGGTGTTTTCCATCTTTTTAGGGTTTGCATATTACCTAACATCTGATTTAGGACTTGTAACGATAATCCACTTTATTCGCAATATGGAAAGTAACTATTTAGAATACCAAGAAAAACTAATTGAAGAGCCTGATGAAGAGCGTTGTTTAACAGAATTAGAGCAATCTCTGTTTAGTCCCAATGGAGTCAAGGAATGCAAAGCAAACAATTAAACAACTCGATAAACGATTATACAGTCTACCTTGACAACGTCTCGAAGACCTTTCGCACATATCATTTTTTTCACAAAGATGATGTAACAGACAAAAGAAGAATTCTTACTAAAAAAGAAGCCTGCGCCGCTGACCATGTTACCTTCGGAATTAAAACGGGTGAAATTATGGGCTTATTGGGACCTAATGGTGCAGGGAAAACAACCACTGTAAAGATGATTTCTACATTGGTAATACCTGATAGTGGAACCGTATTTGTAGATGGGATGAATGTAGAGAAACACCGAAAAGAAGTATTATCAAGAATAGGTGTAGTTTTAGAAGGAACACGAACAAGCATCTGGCCACTAACACCTCTTGAAAATTTGTATTATTATGGGAACCTTCGAAATATCCGAGGTAAAGTATTAAAAGAAAGGGCAAATCAACTCCTCGATTTTATAGGATTAAAAGACAAAAAGGATATTGAAGTCCGCAAACTATCGCGAGGTCAAAAACAAAAATTGGCAATTTGTATCGCTCTTATCGCAGACCCCAAAATTATCCTTTTCGACGAGCCAACCACAGGATTAGACGTACAAAGTAGTCGCTCTATTAAAGACAAAATCATTGAACTAACCCGCCATTATGGCAGGTCTGTACTTGTAACAACACATGATATGCATGTTGCTCAAGAATTATGCGACCGCATCGGTATCATCAATAAAGGTAAGCTTATAACCTGTAAGCCTACAACCGAATTACTCGATTTATTTTCTAAACAAATCTTTTCCATCCGTTTAGACCGAAATTTGGTTGACAACGACCTTGACCACCTTGCACCTAAAATACAGGTATTAGAAACAATCCTTACCGCGGATGGACCCACAATAACAGTTCAAGTTCCAGAACCACATGCTGAACGGTCCGAGGCAATATATACCTTATTTGAAACGTTACGGCAGAAAAAATATCAAATTCGCTCCATCCAGCAAAAGCAAGTAAACCTTGAATATATCTTTCTTCAACTTACAGGAGAAAAACCAGTTTTTGATGAAACAAATTTATCAGAACAGGAATTATAAAATATGCTCGGATTCTTACTTATTATGAAAGCGGAAATTATCAGAGGTTGGATTATTACACGAAGATACTGGTTTCGCACATTAACGGGACTCATTATTGGCTACGGAATGCTTATGATACTTATTGCAGGCTTCTTCTACAGTCAACCCGCAATAGAAAAAGGAATTAATCAGTTTGAAGACCCAACACGTGCGACAAACTATATTCTCGGCTTCATTATCGGCTTATTTGCCTTTGGTGTTATAGGAATGTTTACTCAGGGAATTCAAGGCATGGCACAAACAGGTATATTAGAACAGCTTTGTATGAGCCCTTATGGACTTGTAACAAATTTCCTTGCCCGTGCGGTAGTCGCTTCAGTATCCACGATTTTTTATTCTGCTCTTATGGTATATATGGTAGTTGTAAGTGTTGGGGGAAAACTTCACTTTGACCCTATACCAGTCGTAGTCCTTCTAACTTTGTCATTTATCAATTTATTAGGCTTCGGCTTCTTAGTAGGCGGGTTAGTCTTGGTTTTCAAACAGGTTGGACAATTAACCATTCTCGTGCGTATGGCACTATTTGCCTTAGCAATCTTTGCACGCGAGGAATTCCTACAACAAGGGTGGCTCATTTCTGCATTTATGCATGCGTTACCAATTACAGATGCCTCCATCTGCTTGAAATACGTCCTTGTTAAAGGACAATTGACTAACTCGGGACAATTTGTTTCTGTATTCCTACATCCTTCATTCTACTGGCTCGGTGCCAGCTGTGTATTCTGGACATTTATTGGTATAACGTTATTTAAAATTATGGAAAATTATAGTAGATATAAAGGAACATTAGGAATATACTAATGGACTCAATGAAACCAATACACCGATTTGAAAAAAATGGACGATATTTTGCAGTAGATATTAAAACTCCTTTCTGCTTCGAATGTGATAAGATAACATTTGATGTCCTTGAATACTATCCAGAACAAACCCAAACAAAAATTCTCAATCTGCTTGCTTCTACCTATACCAGGGATGAACTCCTTGAAGTATGGGGAGAACTTGAATGGCTCCGTGCCATCGGTTCTATCCTGAAAACACAAAAAATCGAAACATGGGCAAATACCCTTACCCAAACCATCGGAATACATACAATCTCTTTCCTAATTGGTGACAATATAGAAACATTAATAAAGGAAACTATCCCCCTAACCTTACTTCGAGCTATACCTCACATTTACGCACAAACAACCTTTAAACTCAACTTCTTCATGAATCCTGCAAATATTTATCCATGGACAAAAATACAGAAAATTATCCAACAAATATTACAAATATTTATCACAATAAATGATAAAAAAATAAGTATAAATCTTTGCATACCACTACCTGAACATATCTATGAGGAACTAAAAATCAATAAAGAAGAGAAAATTTTCATCGTATTTGAAAAAATTACTAATGATATTTATCAAAAATTAACAGGAAATAGTACCACAGATATAAAAAACGTATTAAACGAATCCTATGCGAAAATATGGTATCTGCCAGAGAATATCCCCTTTACTACAACTGTTGAAAAACTTCAAAAATATGGTACAAAAAAAATAGTCATTGACCTATTTGCACCTTTCATATTAAATCCAAACTTAAACATCCATACCGTATACAACGAAATCACAAATTTGTCACATTACTATGCCCAACAATTAATAAAAAGAAAGCAATCTATCATAGAACCCTTCACTGAATTGTTTAAAACAATACAACAGGGTAATCCCGTCAAACGAAAAGACCCTGCTGGTGCTGAAGAATGGTTTATAGCCGATAACGGCGATGTATTCGGAAGTTATCTAT
Above is a window of Candidatus Hydrogenedens sp. DNA encoding:
- a CDS encoding type II CAAX endopeptidase family protein, producing MNPKYLLIIFVIYILLEFTRNLFKKNFFSSLTKMCQFVLLICSIIYLAIIGILPRNLFNISSWIIGLILGHIVYTIGFFITIGFNELVKNQFLSIQKILRFSVLSPIILSRTMTIALTEEIIYRASLQTILINVTAKPILSVFIISIAFTLVHEHVFVNNIRQNIEFVVFSIFLGFAYYLTSDLGLVTIIHFIRNMESNYLEYQEKLIEEPDEERCLTELEQSLFSPNGVKECKANN
- a CDS encoding ABC transporter ATP-binding protein, giving the protein MQSKQLNNSINDYTVYLDNVSKTFRTYHFFHKDDVTDKRRILTKKEACAADHVTFGIKTGEIMGLLGPNGAGKTTTVKMISTLVIPDSGTVFVDGMNVEKHRKEVLSRIGVVLEGTRTSIWPLTPLENLYYYGNLRNIRGKVLKERANQLLDFIGLKDKKDIEVRKLSRGQKQKLAICIALIADPKIILFDEPTTGLDVQSSRSIKDKIIELTRHYGRSVLVTTHDMHVAQELCDRIGIINKGKLITCKPTTELLDLFSKQIFSIRLDRNLVDNDLDHLAPKIQVLETILTADGPTITVQVPEPHAERSEAIYTLFETLRQKKYQIRSIQQKQVNLEYIFLQLTGEKPVFDETNLSEQEL
- a CDS encoding SPASM domain-containing protein, whose protein sequence is MDSMKPIHRFEKNGRYFAVDIKTPFCFECDKITFDVLEYYPEQTQTKILNLLASTYTRDELLEVWGELEWLRAIGSILKTQKIETWANTLTQTIGIHTISFLIGDNIETLIKETIPLTLLRAIPHIYAQTTFKLNFFMNPANIYPWTKIQKIIQQILQIFITINDKKISINLCIPLPEHIYEELKINKEEKIFIVFEKITNDIYQKLTGNSTTDIKNVLNESYAKIWYLPENIPFTTTVEKLQKYGTKKIVIDLFAPFILNPNLNIHTVYNEITNLSHYYAQQLIKRKQSIIEPFTELFKTIQQGNPVKRKDPAGAEEWFIADNGDVFGSYLYFLGNIHKLGNIYETEIPIQGSESIYRLGILATSVCSRCWAQNFCGGGCGAVHYRLTGKVTEPQTDWCNAHRKWIEDMIFLYQELNNSDALFTFEFPIKNIPTKTNKLTVLKHIFRSFFKDYITIRPLKPQDETWLSHWETWNTSLYFTMNEGNILTTTQHEKEQDILTTNKTSEEFVITDKKSNPRGLLRIQPHKTPNLSTLFIYFHNPEDYDNTDIIEGFQLILEQIKTRFPENKWLVPVSNNDEKMKHFLEQLNFKRAGQLRDAIFFH